One Euphorbia lathyris chromosome 1, ddEupLath1.1, whole genome shotgun sequence DNA segment encodes these proteins:
- the LOC136206508 gene encoding proteasome subunit alpha type-4, producing MSRRYDSRTTIFSPEGRLYQVEYAMEAIGNAGTAIGILSKDGVVLVGEKKVTSKLLQTSTSTEKMYKIDDHVACAVAGIMSDANILINTARVQAQRYTFSYQEPMPVEQLVQSLCDTKQGYTQFGGLRPFGVSFLFAGWDKNFSFQLYMSDPSGNYGGWKAAAIGANNQAAQSMLKQDYKDDISREEAVQLALKVLSKTMDSTSLTSDKLELAEVFLTPSGKVKYQVRSPESLSKLLVASGVTQPAADAS from the coding sequence ATGTCTCGAAGATATGACAGCCGCACGACAATCTTCTCTCCGGAAGGACGTTTATATCAGGTTGAGTATGCCATGGAGGCCATCGGAAATGCTGGAACTGCAATAGGTATATTGTCCAAAGATGGGGTTGTCTTAGTTGGCGAAAAGAAGGTCACTTCCAAACTCCTTCAAACTTCAACATCAACGGAGAAGATGTACAAGATTGATGACCACGTAGCATGTGCTGTGGCTGGCATAATGTCTGATGCCAACATCCTTATCAATACAGCCAGAGTTCAAGCCCAGCGTTATACATTTTCATACCAAGAGCCAATGCCTGTTGAGCAGCTTGTGCAATCTCTTTGCGATACCAAGCAAGGCTATACACAGTTCGGTGGGCTCCGACCCTTTGGCGTGTCATTTCTATTTGCAGGATGGGACAAGAATTTCAGTTTCCAACTTTACATGAGTGATCCAAGCGGAAACTATGGAGGTTGGAAAGCTGCAGCCATTGGAGCGAACAACCAGGCTGCACAATCAATGCTGAAGCAGGACTACAAGGATGATATCAGTAGAGAAGAGGCAGTTCAGCTAGCACTAAAAGTGCTCAGCAAGACAATGGACAGTACAAGTCTGACTTCTGATAAGCTTGAGTTGGCAGAGGTCTTTCTCACGCCTTCTGGAAAGGTGAAGTACCAGGTTCGTTCACCTGAGTCGCTAAGCAAGTTATTAGTTGCATCTGGAGTGACCCAACCTGCTGCTGATGCATCTTGA